The following proteins are co-located in the Candidatus Methanogranum gryphiswaldense genome:
- a CDS encoding cobalamin-dependent protein (Presence of a B(12) (cobalamin)-binding domain implies dependence on cobalamin itself, in one of its several forms, or in some unusual lineages, dependence on a cobalamin-like analog.): MLSTNGADFSVVVKRYDVEGQVIATPEEMAKKMLPKDEVFKKVAEEVLYMRFKTVGPVVMDALKHRNPLDVINNGLVAGMEVVAKLYAEHVYYLPEIMMAAKTMEIGIAIAEKQVPGGRETKGTVVMHAAEGDPHDIGKNIAAVMVRSSGYTVIDMGRDVPVAEFVDKVVEVKPLFASGTALMTTTMSAFPAEAKMLVHKGMKTPLMGCGGAVNRDYANSYDLGIYSEKAPQTPIIAEKIRKGYDWKKVREEWDSIIGGQ; encoded by the coding sequence ATGCTAAGCACAAATGGAGCAGATTTCTCAGTCGTTGTGAAGAGATATGACGTCGAAGGTCAAGTCATCGCAACCCCTGAAGAAATGGCTAAAAAGATGTTGCCCAAGGACGAGGTCTTCAAGAAGGTCGCAGAAGAAGTACTCTATATGAGATTCAAGACCGTCGGACCCGTAGTTATGGACGCCCTTAAACACAGGAACCCCTTGGATGTCATCAACAACGGACTCGTTGCTGGTATGGAAGTCGTTGCAAAGCTGTACGCAGAGCACGTCTACTACTTGCCTGAGATCATGATGGCCGCAAAGACCATGGAGATCGGAATCGCAATCGCAGAGAAACAGGTCCCTGGAGGCAGGGAGACAAAAGGAACAGTTGTCATGCACGCTGCCGAGGGAGACCCCCACGACATCGGAAAGAACATCGCAGCAGTCATGGTCAGATCCTCCGGATACACTGTCATCGACATGGGCCGTGACGTCCCTGTCGCAGAGTTCGTTGATAAAGTCGTGGAAGTCAAACCACTCTTCGCCAGCGGAACAGCACTTATGACAACAACAATGTCTGCATTCCCCGCTGAGGCAAAAATGCTCGTCCACAAAGGTATGAAAACACCCCTCATGGGATGTGGTGGAGCAGTCAACAGAGATTATGCAAACTCATACGACCTCGGAATTTATTCCGAGAAAGCCCCCCAGACGCCTATAATTGCAGAGAAGATCCGCAAGGGATACGACTGGAAGAAAGTTAGAGAAGAGTGGGACTCAATCATTGGAGGCCAGTAA
- a CDS encoding methanol--corrinoid methyltransferase yields MSVKRFTKMEYACADDMTFGRAIKPVSYGFGLKIGAGKVIPEINYAPRPGTEKDPAKLRKEYVDYITKDILDRAITVGFPDVQLETEWVSQMNQEKLSAPVVSGQKAMCEKYHEEYGLNCGVRQTIPDQREADHGLRPGHDKNHAYPEKLFECAEIACENGADNLSCETVGGKEFADYAVTNGDIVAFLFGVGYLGTVDMTYVWSEFANIAKKHKCVAGGDTNCSGANVAMFMAGGMQDNDVQRTFSAVTRSISAARTLAAWESGAIGPDKDCGYEGPIVKAIAGMPTAQEGKNCQCAHCDLQGNLIAQCCDLWSNESVEYHPEFGGTSVQCWFGSIGYEAALMNTALQMKQEKTLRDLYMFADRTRGPEAYVLAYDHAYEIGKAIAAEGNHLYNRALGAGLTGAKIILKGYETKELALTNKQLDTLKDIIKKFEALPKEESKFVEYAVKEFSGLVPNFNMKNYDL; encoded by the coding sequence ATGTCAGTTAAGAGATTCACAAAAATGGAATACGCATGTGCCGACGATATGACATTCGGACGTGCAATCAAGCCCGTTTCCTACGGATTCGGATTGAAGATCGGAGCAGGCAAAGTTATCCCTGAGATCAACTATGCACCCAGGCCCGGAACAGAGAAAGACCCCGCAAAACTCAGGAAAGAGTATGTCGATTACATCACAAAGGACATTCTCGACAGGGCTATCACTGTCGGATTCCCCGACGTTCAGCTTGAGACCGAATGGGTTTCACAGATGAACCAGGAAAAACTCTCTGCACCTGTCGTATCAGGTCAGAAAGCAATGTGTGAGAAATACCACGAGGAGTATGGACTCAACTGTGGTGTAAGGCAGACAATCCCTGACCAGCGTGAGGCAGATCATGGACTCAGGCCTGGACACGACAAGAACCACGCATACCCTGAGAAACTTTTCGAATGTGCCGAGATCGCTTGCGAGAACGGTGCAGACAACCTCTCATGTGAGACCGTCGGTGGAAAAGAATTCGCAGACTACGCAGTTACAAATGGAGATATCGTTGCTTTCCTCTTCGGTGTCGGATACCTTGGAACCGTTGACATGACATATGTCTGGTCTGAGTTCGCAAACATCGCCAAGAAACACAAGTGCGTTGCTGGAGGAGACACAAACTGCTCCGGAGCAAACGTCGCTATGTTCATGGCTGGCGGAATGCAGGACAACGATGTTCAGAGAACATTCTCCGCAGTAACAAGGTCGATCTCTGCAGCAAGGACACTTGCAGCATGGGAGTCCGGTGCAATCGGACCTGACAAAGACTGTGGTTACGAAGGACCCATAGTAAAAGCAATAGCAGGAATGCCTACCGCTCAGGAAGGAAAGAACTGCCAGTGCGCACACTGCGATCTTCAGGGAAACCTTATCGCACAGTGCTGTGACCTTTGGTCCAACGAATCTGTCGAGTACCACCCCGAGTTCGGTGGAACATCCGTCCAGTGCTGGTTCGGATCCATCGGATACGAAGCAGCCCTCATGAACACTGCACTCCAGATGAAACAGGAGAAGACCCTCAGGGATCTGTACATGTTCGCTGACAGGACCAGGGGACCAGAGGCATACGTTCTCGCATACGACCATGCATACGAGATCGGAAAGGCCATCGCAGCAGAGGGTAACCACCTCTACAACAGGGCCCTTGGAGCAGGACTTACCGGTGCCAAGATCATCCTTAAAGGATACGAGACCAAAGAGCTCGCGCTCACCAACAAACAGCTCGACACCCTCAAGGACATCATCAAGAAGTTCGAGGCATTGCCAAAGGAAGAGAGCAAATTCGTTGAGTACGCTGTAAAAGAGTTCTCAGGACTTGTTCCCAACTTTAACATGAAGAACTACGACCTCTGA
- a CDS encoding MarR family winged helix-turn-helix transcriptional regulator — MQVPPNIHAMVAPRAIKMYINKRMNQKMIGLGLTASTVPFLFELEKNEGTSLKEITAHLSVDKALTTRTIRQLIDKGFAEDISENHRSCKIVLTSKGRDTVKEINTYVIDVHNDVFTYISEEEFRTMMIVMEKVYRRICEKEKDLESK, encoded by the coding sequence ATGCAGGTTCCTCCGAATATCCATGCGATGGTTGCGCCAAGAGCAATAAAGATGTACATCAACAAAAGGATGAATCAAAAAATGATTGGACTGGGACTTACTGCATCGACTGTACCTTTTCTATTTGAATTAGAAAAAAATGAAGGCACAAGTCTTAAAGAAATCACGGCGCACCTGAGTGTTGATAAAGCACTCACAACGAGAACAATTAGACAGTTAATAGACAAGGGATTTGCTGAAGATATAAGTGAAAATCACCGTTCGTGTAAGATCGTATTGACCTCCAAAGGTCGCGATACAGTCAAAGAAATAAACACGTATGTTATTGACGTGCATAACGATGTCTTCACATACATCTCAGAAGAAGAATTCCGGACCATGATGATCGTCATGGAAAAGGTCTATCGTAGAATTTGTGAAAAAGAAAAGGACCTCGAATCAAAATGA
- a CDS encoding recombinase translates to MVFDGRMNITEICDEEKTVYFETWKPKKITGAKIGGIFGMSDFSTPFKVACELARIYPGDPPNKYIDAGNILEPVLRDYLGHNVTRMLKESLSVDESIKIAVEPPVEKESCQYDHFHDNKLFGGMVDGYITMNGKRDSILEIKTSGSKDKWMDENGNMNCVPPSYLMQASLYAELSHLDRVVFLVGFLEEDDYRWPSRWKPSSDNTALIIVDKMSEISQKMTEAEIWYKEYVMKGYTPEWTEKDVELLKYLRAKPKNGKH, encoded by the coding sequence ATGGTCTTTGATGGAAGGATGAACATAACTGAGATCTGTGATGAGGAGAAGACCGTGTATTTTGAGACATGGAAACCAAAGAAGATCACAGGTGCGAAGATAGGTGGAATATTCGGAATGAGTGATTTTTCCACACCATTCAAAGTGGCCTGTGAATTAGCCCGTATCTATCCTGGTGATCCTCCGAATAAGTATATTGATGCAGGTAATATTCTGGAACCTGTTCTTCGCGATTACCTCGGCCATAATGTAACAAGGATGTTGAAAGAATCACTAAGTGTCGATGAAAGCATAAAAATAGCCGTAGAACCCCCCGTGGAAAAAGAATCATGTCAATATGACCATTTCCATGACAACAAGTTATTTGGCGGCATGGTGGACGGCTACATCACAATGAATGGAAAAAGGGATTCTATTTTAGAGATCAAGACGTCGGGTTCAAAAGATAAATGGATGGATGAAAACGGGAATATGAATTGTGTACCTCCTTCGTACCTGATGCAAGCATCACTATATGCTGAACTTTCTCATCTAGACAGGGTAGTGTTTCTTGTCGGTTTTCTTGAGGAGGATGACTATAGGTGGCCTTCAAGATGGAAACCCTCGTCAGACAATACTGCACTAATAATTGTCGATAAAATGTCAGAAATATCACAAAAGATGACAGAGGCTGAAATATGGTACAAAGAATATGTTATGAAAGGATACACTCCGGAATGGACTGAAAAAGATGTGGAACTTTTGAAGTATTTACGTGCCAAACCTAAAAATGGAAAACATTAA
- a CDS encoding ABC transporter ATP-binding protein/permease has protein sequence MILKYLKATEWCLVAICVFLIFIQVYFDLEIPAYMSSITTIISTGGTTDEVLHEGLGMIACAFGSLISAIITVYIAAYIAASLSMRLRELQFKNVLSYSTKEINKFSMASLITRSTNDVNQIQLVVALGLQVMIKAPILAVWAIIKIANKSWQWSAATAVAIIVLMLIISIFMIFVIPRFKKVQWLTDKLNRVTGENLSGVRVVRAYNAEDYQENKFDKANEELTSNNLFTGHSMAFLIPSMSLIMSLLSLSVYWIGAILINNLNGDYSAQFVIFTDMIVFSSYAMQIVMAFIMTVFVFMFLPRAMVASKRIQEVINTESSIKGGNVTESPTGMEGEITFKNVSFKYVDSADYVLKDINLQIKKGETVAFIGSTGSGKSTILNLVLRFYDVTEGQILIDGVDIREYTLETLHKKMGYVPQRAVLFTGTVDSNVRYGDNSDIRTEEEVKRAIAIAQGKEFVEKMNGQYQSEISRGGTNISGGQKQRLSIARAICKKPEFYLFDDSFSALDYKTDRVLRDNLKKETNGVTSLIVAQRIGTIMEADQIVVLDNGHIIGVGKHKDLLHNCSVYHDIASSQLSEEELGL, from the coding sequence ATGATACTAAAATATCTGAAGGCCACTGAATGGTGTCTTGTAGCCATATGTGTATTTTTAATTTTCATACAGGTATATTTTGATCTTGAAATACCCGCCTACATGTCATCTATCACCACAATAATATCGACTGGTGGTACTACAGACGAGGTCCTACATGAAGGACTTGGGATGATAGCATGTGCATTTGGAAGTTTGATTTCTGCCATAATCACAGTTTACATTGCTGCATACATCGCTGCATCCCTTTCCATGAGACTCCGTGAGTTACAATTCAAAAATGTGCTTTCATACTCAACCAAAGAGATAAATAAATTTTCAATGGCAAGTCTGATAACTCGTTCAACAAATGATGTCAATCAGATCCAACTTGTTGTTGCTCTAGGTCTGCAGGTAATGATCAAAGCACCTATATTGGCGGTATGGGCAATAATCAAGATAGCAAACAAAAGTTGGCAATGGAGTGCTGCTACAGCGGTTGCAATAATCGTTTTAATGTTGATCATCTCGATATTCATGATATTTGTAATACCTCGTTTCAAGAAAGTCCAATGGTTAACTGATAAACTTAACCGTGTAACGGGTGAGAACCTATCCGGTGTGAGGGTGGTACGCGCATACAACGCTGAGGATTATCAGGAAAATAAGTTTGATAAAGCAAACGAAGAACTTACTTCCAACAATCTATTTACTGGTCATTCCATGGCCTTTTTGATTCCCAGTATGAGCTTGATAATGAGTTTGCTCTCGTTATCCGTATATTGGATCGGTGCGATCCTGATAAATAATCTTAATGGAGATTATTCGGCACAATTCGTTATATTCACCGATATGATCGTATTTTCATCATATGCTATGCAGATTGTAATGGCATTCATAATGACGGTCTTTGTCTTTATGTTCCTTCCTCGTGCGATGGTCGCATCTAAACGTATACAAGAGGTTATAAACACAGAATCTTCAATAAAAGGAGGCAACGTCACAGAAAGTCCTACTGGAATGGAAGGCGAAATAACATTCAAAAACGTGTCATTCAAATATGTGGATTCTGCAGACTATGTTTTAAAAGATATAAATCTTCAAATAAAAAAGGGCGAAACTGTCGCATTCATCGGTTCTACAGGCAGTGGAAAAAGTACGATTCTGAATCTTGTACTACGTTTTTACGATGTAACAGAAGGACAGATCTTGATCGACGGCGTGGATATCCGTGAGTATACATTAGAAACACTCCATAAAAAAATGGGATATGTTCCACAAAGAGCTGTTTTATTCACAGGTACAGTCGATTCTAATGTAAGGTATGGCGATAACTCGGACATTCGTACGGAAGAGGAAGTCAAAAGAGCCATAGCCATAGCTCAAGGAAAAGAATTTGTAGAAAAGATGAACGGACAATATCAAAGCGAGATCTCTCGTGGAGGTACCAACATATCAGGTGGACAGAAACAACGTCTTTCTATTGCACGTGCCATATGTAAAAAGCCTGAATTCTACTTATTCGATGATTCTTTCTCTGCTCTGGATTATAAAACGGATCGTGTTCTAAGAGATAATTTGAAAAAAGAAACCAACGGCGTTACGAGTTTGATCGTGGCTCAAAGGATCGGCACAATAATGGAAGCCGATCAAATTGTGGTTCTTGATAACGGACACATAATCGGAGTAGGAAAACATAAGGACCTACTGCATAATTGTTCTGTTTATCACGATATTGCATCCTCACAACTTTCAGAGGAGGAATTGGGACTATGA
- a CDS encoding arsenic ABC transporter encodes MTIECLLALLVFLVTYALIAIHKIPGTKIGRAGIALIGGAAMLVLGLVSFSDIPLYINYELLLLLFGMMLLVAGLELAGFFEVIVHKLIAGNPSHIKFLVSLMLLSAFLSAIMLNDAVVLLLTPVVIKCCRSLKANPIPYLVGLFISSNIGSVATAVGNPQNAYIATKAGIGFLEFSIKTIPLAIIALTVAILIIIFFFKKDINEEVKYKEINNDDTVKIDRPRLIFMLGLLTITVVLFALSDPLGLPIYIIALASGIVALIAGVTKGIGNAVWMVKRVDWSIILFFVGLFILMGGVVSTGLIDEIASLFPGFGEGETPSILGIAAFSAVLSNLISNVPAVMLIGNMIPSQEMFWLVLAASSTLAGNATLIGAAANIIVAEESEKYDIKLNFWQALKIGLPVSFITLLICVGYFYIIY; translated from the coding sequence ATGACCATCGAATGCCTGCTTGCCCTACTAGTGTTTTTAGTGACATATGCATTGATTGCCATACATAAGATACCAGGCACCAAGATCGGGCGTGCAGGAATAGCTCTTATTGGCGGAGCGGCCATGTTGGTTCTGGGTCTTGTCAGTTTTAGTGATATTCCGTTATACATCAATTATGAACTTCTTCTTCTTTTGTTTGGAATGATGTTGCTTGTTGCAGGTCTTGAACTTGCTGGATTCTTTGAGGTAATCGTTCATAAATTGATCGCAGGTAATCCCTCTCATATAAAATTCCTAGTATCTTTAATGCTTTTATCTGCATTTTTATCAGCTATAATGCTTAATGATGCTGTCGTTTTACTATTGACACCAGTTGTAATAAAGTGTTGTCGTTCATTAAAAGCTAATCCGATACCTTATCTTGTCGGTCTTTTCATATCTTCAAATATTGGCAGTGTTGCAACGGCAGTAGGCAATCCGCAGAATGCTTATATCGCAACAAAGGCTGGAATAGGTTTTTTGGAATTTTCTATTAAAACAATACCTTTGGCCATTATTGCATTAACAGTCGCGATATTGATCATAATCTTCTTCTTTAAAAAGGACATCAATGAAGAGGTAAAATACAAAGAAATAAACAATGATGATACTGTTAAAATTGATAGACCCAGATTGATCTTTATGCTCGGTCTACTCACAATAACAGTAGTATTGTTTGCGCTATCAGATCCGTTAGGTTTGCCCATATACATTATTGCATTGGCCTCTGGGATCGTTGCTCTAATTGCTGGAGTTACGAAGGGAATAGGCAATGCGGTTTGGATGGTAAAACGTGTAGATTGGTCCATAATATTGTTCTTTGTAGGTCTTTTCATATTGATGGGGGGTGTGGTAAGTACTGGGCTGATAGATGAAATTGCATCTTTATTCCCTGGTTTTGGTGAAGGAGAAACACCAAGCATACTCGGAATAGCTGCATTCTCAGCGGTGTTATCCAATCTTATCAGTAATGTTCCAGCAGTGATGTTGATAGGTAATATGATACCATCTCAAGAGATGTTCTGGCTTGTTTTGGCCGCATCCTCAACATTAGCCGGTAATGCAACGCTCATTGGTGCAGCGGCTAATATCATAGTGGCTGAGGAATCGGAGAAATACGATATAAAATTGAATTTTTGGCAAGCATTAAAAATTGGATTGCCAGTATCATTTATAACATTGCTGATCTGCGTTGGATATTTTTACATAATATACTGA
- the cls gene encoding cardiolipin synthase, with amino-acid sequence MVGLTNAFFTFLDVISIFVWLIIIIDVVAIFVLLFLERMDPRSFVAWLTIFIFLPFLGVVLYLFLGCTLYRKHAFTLKEIEDEKLANLYLKELDRIESDIDADKIDPDIRNFAKAIKNAGGWGYSNNNDIELITEGQKKMDMLFFDLRQSKKFILFQYYILRDDEVGKELMDILTQKVKEGVEVYLLTDAFGNGNGPKAGIREFKAAGGHFALFHRSIKLLLSPKKNNRNHRKIAIIDGEISYCGGYNIGKEYVNHGRFGYWRDASLRIKGGAIIPLTTRIIADWNYTSKKDMITDPKKYLLNAPYENKGEERAQVVSGGPDTYKNNPVRSQYLEMIRQARKTLYITTPYLTPDETITECIKCAAMAGVDTRIIVPAVGDHIFVHWNTLSAANELMKHGVKVYLHQNGFNHAKTIICDDAFLSVGSANMDDRSLNLNFETNVMVYSRKIRDQMYEMFMHDLKYCSEYSCEEYESMPLKYRIRTKISYFFKLIS; translated from the coding sequence ATGGTCGGCCTTACAAATGCGTTCTTCACTTTTTTGGACGTAATATCAATTTTTGTTTGGTTGATAATAATCATCGACGTCGTTGCCATATTCGTCTTACTTTTTTTGGAAAGGATGGACCCTAGATCATTTGTGGCTTGGTTGACGATATTCATCTTTTTGCCATTTTTAGGTGTAGTGCTATACCTTTTCCTTGGATGTACCCTTTATCGGAAGCATGCTTTCACACTCAAGGAAATAGAAGATGAAAAACTAGCCAATCTCTATCTAAAGGAACTTGATAGGATAGAATCAGACATTGATGCAGATAAAATAGACCCAGATATTCGTAATTTCGCTAAAGCCATCAAAAATGCGGGTGGTTGGGGATACTCCAATAATAACGATATCGAATTGATAACTGAAGGTCAAAAAAAGATGGATATGTTATTTTTTGATCTAAGACAATCTAAAAAATTCATATTATTCCAATACTATATTTTACGTGATGACGAGGTTGGAAAGGAACTGATGGATATATTGACCCAGAAAGTGAAAGAAGGTGTAGAAGTGTACCTTCTTACCGATGCATTCGGAAATGGAAATGGACCGAAGGCAGGCATTCGTGAATTCAAAGCTGCAGGTGGACATTTTGCTCTTTTTCATAGATCTATCAAACTTCTTCTCAGTCCGAAAAAGAACAATCGGAATCATCGCAAGATCGCCATTATCGATGGGGAGATCTCATATTGTGGCGGATACAATATAGGCAAGGAATATGTGAATCATGGGCGGTTTGGCTATTGGAGAGATGCTTCTTTAAGGATCAAGGGCGGAGCTATAATTCCTTTGACTACAAGGATAATCGCTGATTGGAATTATACATCCAAAAAAGACATGATCACAGATCCCAAGAAGTATTTATTGAATGCACCCTATGAAAACAAAGGGGAAGAAAGAGCACAGGTCGTGTCAGGCGGACCCGACACATACAAGAACAATCCAGTAAGATCCCAATATCTCGAAATGATAAGACAGGCAAGGAAAACACTGTACATTACGACACCATATCTTACACCGGATGAGACGATAACTGAATGCATAAAATGCGCTGCCATGGCGGGCGTTGACACAAGAATAATTGTTCCTGCCGTCGGAGATCATATTTTTGTACACTGGAATACCCTTTCTGCCGCCAATGAATTAATGAAACATGGTGTTAAGGTATATCTCCATCAAAATGGGTTTAACCATGCCAAGACGATAATCTGTGATGATGCTTTCCTTTCCGTAGGTTCAGCAAATATGGATGATCGGTCTCTTAATTTAAATTTTGAAACAAATGTTATGGTATATTCTCGTAAGATTCGTGATCAGATGTATGAGATGTTCATGCATGATCTAAAATATTGTTCAGAATATTCTTGTGAAGAATATGAAAGCATGCCACTTAAATATAGAATAAGAACGAAAATCTCGTACTTCTTTAAACTGATCAGTTGA
- a CDS encoding ABC transporter ATP-binding protein/permease produces MGIKEKPNNFRDAWSKLFAYLGIYKRHVIFAILLAIFGTILILLGPNMLGEITDTITEGMTTGNMNMEKIVHIGIFLVLAYSIGTLLTFAQNYILATISQRTAKRLRTDISKKINRLPLSYLDRTSNGDILSRVTNDVDTIGQSMNMSIGTLVTAVTMLIGSLIMMAYTNMTMMVTAVLSTVFGFGLMILIISRSQKYFNRQQKNLGMMNGHVEEMYSAHDILTAYNGEKKATDQFDTINKDLFNSAFKSQFFSGLMMPFMTFIGNFGYVAVCIVGAVLVIDGGVSFGIIVAFMIYVRLFTQPLSQIAQAFTSMQSVAAASERVFAFLNEEEQEDESEKSKKLENIKGDVEFRNVHFGYLPDKEVIHDFSVKISAGQKIAIVGPTGAGKTTIVNLLMRFYELNSGKILIDGTSIEEVPRKNVHEQFCMVLQDTWLFDGTIKENVIYCKQNITDNMVENACKAVGMHHFIMTLPNGYDTVLDEKMSLSTGQRQQLTIARAMIQNSPLLILDEATSSVDTRTEKIIQDAMDDLTKNRTSFVIAHRLSTVRNSDLILVMRDGSIVEKGTHQELLDKKGFYSELYNSQFEDVEIA; encoded by the coding sequence ATGGGTATAAAAGAAAAACCCAATAATTTTAGAGATGCCTGGTCCAAATTATTTGCATATCTAGGTATTTACAAAAGACATGTCATATTTGCAATATTGTTAGCGATATTTGGTACGATTTTAATACTTCTAGGACCAAATATGTTGGGTGAGATAACCGATACGATAACCGAGGGCATGACCACCGGTAATATGAACATGGAAAAGATCGTTCATATCGGAATCTTCTTAGTACTAGCATACTCCATTGGAACACTCTTAACATTTGCTCAGAACTACATCCTAGCTACAATATCCCAAAGAACAGCAAAAAGACTCCGTACGGACATATCAAAAAAGATCAACAGATTACCATTGAGCTATCTTGATAGAACCTCAAACGGCGATATACTTAGCCGCGTAACGAATGATGTTGATACCATCGGACAGTCAATGAACATGAGCATAGGCACGCTCGTGACAGCGGTTACCATGCTCATAGGTTCATTGATCATGATGGCCTATACCAATATGACCATGATGGTCACTGCGGTCCTATCAACCGTATTTGGATTTGGACTTATGATATTGATAATCTCTAGATCTCAAAAGTACTTTAACCGTCAACAAAAGAATCTAGGCATGATGAATGGTCATGTCGAAGAAATGTATTCGGCGCATGACATCTTGACAGCATACAATGGCGAGAAAAAAGCCACGGATCAATTCGATACAATTAACAAAGACCTTTTCAATAGTGCCTTCAAATCTCAATTCTTCTCTGGTTTGATGATGCCATTCATGACATTCATCGGTAACTTTGGATATGTGGCTGTTTGTATTGTAGGTGCCGTCCTTGTGATAGATGGTGGCGTATCATTTGGAATAATAGTTGCATTCATGATCTATGTACGTTTATTCACACAACCTTTGTCGCAAATTGCCCAAGCATTCACAAGTATGCAATCAGTGGCTGCAGCCTCAGAACGCGTATTTGCCTTCCTCAATGAAGAAGAACAAGAAGATGAAAGTGAAAAATCAAAAAAGCTTGAGAACATAAAGGGTGACGTTGAATTTAGAAATGTGCATTTCGGATATCTTCCGGATAAAGAGGTCATACACGATTTCTCAGTCAAGATATCTGCAGGTCAAAAAATAGCCATTGTTGGACCTACAGGAGCAGGAAAAACAACCATAGTCAATTTATTGATGCGTTTTTATGAACTCAATAGCGGAAAGATATTGATCGACGGCACATCTATAGAAGAGGTCCCACGCAAAAATGTACATGAACAATTTTGCATGGTCTTACAAGACACCTGGCTATTCGATGGGACCATAAAAGAGAACGTTATCTATTGTAAACAAAACATAACTGACAATATGGTCGAGAATGCTTGCAAAGCTGTAGGCATGCACCATTTTATCATGACATTACCAAACGGGTATGATACTGTTTTAGATGAGAAGATGAGCCTATCAACTGGACAAAGACAACAACTGACAATAGCCCGCGCTATGATACAGAATTCACCTTTGTTGATACTTGATGAAGCAACAAGTTCGGTCGACACAAGAACAGAAAAAATAATTCAGGATGCAATGGATGATCTGACAAAAAATAGGACCTCCTTTGTGATCGCCCACCGTTTATCAACTGTAAGAAATTCAGACCTCATATTAGTGATGAGGGACGGAAGCATAGTTGAAAAAGGTACACACCAAGAACTTCTTGATAAGAAAGGATTCTACAGTGAACTTTACAACAGCCAATTCGAAGATGTGGAAATCGCATGA